One window of Erwinia aphidicola genomic DNA carries:
- the lpxO gene encoding lipid A hydroxylase LpxO translates to MVALIIIGIFIISVIYAHSRGVVKQKLSRQLFDHSTFMAPVNMFMTGLSSLPAKQPYFDSAEFPELQKITDNWQVIREEAVRLQDHIKAAQSHNDAGFNTFFKRGWKRFYLKWYGDAHPSARELCPVTSELLSQIPSVKAAMFAELPAGSHLGKHRDPYAGSVRYHLGLQTPNDDRCFIDVDGQVHSWRDGEAVIFDETYVHWAQNASEQTRIILFCDIERPMKWRWAQAVNHWVGTALMSAAASPNDDNDRVGGINRIFKYVNAVRDAGQNLKKRNRALYYGIKRTLIVLIFALIIIPSVLM, encoded by the coding sequence ATGGTGGCTTTAATCATTATCGGCATCTTTATTATTAGCGTGATTTACGCCCACTCGCGCGGAGTGGTTAAACAAAAGCTGTCGCGCCAACTATTTGACCACTCTACTTTTATGGCACCGGTAAATATGTTTATGACCGGCCTGTCCTCACTGCCGGCGAAACAACCCTATTTCGATAGCGCTGAATTTCCCGAATTACAGAAAATTACCGATAACTGGCAGGTTATTCGCGAAGAAGCGGTGCGCCTTCAGGACCATATTAAAGCTGCGCAGTCGCATAATGATGCCGGTTTTAACACCTTTTTTAAGCGCGGCTGGAAGCGTTTTTATCTGAAATGGTATGGCGATGCTCACCCCTCGGCACGCGAGCTGTGCCCGGTGACCAGTGAGCTGCTGAGTCAGATCCCGTCGGTCAAAGCGGCCATGTTTGCCGAGCTGCCTGCCGGAAGCCATCTGGGTAAACATCGCGATCCCTATGCCGGATCGGTGCGTTACCACCTGGGGCTACAGACACCGAATGACGATCGCTGCTTTATTGATGTGGACGGTCAGGTACACAGCTGGCGCGATGGTGAAGCGGTGATCTTCGATGAAACCTATGTCCACTGGGCACAAAATGCCAGCGAGCAGACGCGTATCATCCTGTTCTGCGATATTGAACGGCCGATGAAGTGGCGCTGGGCGCAGGCGGTGAACCACTGGGTTGGCACGGCGCTGATGTCGGCGGCGGCCTCTCCCAATGATGATAACGACCGCGTGGGTGGCATTAACCGCATCTTTAAGTACGTTAACGCGGTGCGTGATGCCGGGCAGAACCTGAAAAAGCGCAACCGCGCGCTCTATTATGGGATCAAGCGCACGCTGATCGTGCTGATTTTTGCGCTGATTATCATTCCGAGCGTTCTGATGTAG
- a CDS encoding PsiF family protein — protein MKVQLMLAAALLSLTAAGYASAAEKTAQQQKMTVCNQQAGEKSLKGDERKTFMSGCLKKDSKMDGMTPQQMKMKTCNAQAGEKMLKGDERKTFMSSCLKKS, from the coding sequence ATGAAAGTTCAATTAATGCTGGCGGCGGCTCTGCTGTCACTGACGGCGGCAGGCTATGCCAGCGCGGCCGAAAAAACCGCACAACAGCAAAAAATGACGGTGTGTAATCAGCAGGCGGGTGAAAAATCCCTGAAAGGGGATGAGCGTAAAACCTTTATGAGCGGCTGCCTGAAGAAGGACAGCAAAATGGATGGCATGACGCCGCAACAGATGAAGATGAAAACCTGTAATGCCCAGGCCGGCGAAAAAATGTTGAAGGGTGACGAGCGTAAAACCTTTATGAGCAGCTGCCTGAAAAAAAGTTAA
- the iraP gene encoding anti-adapter protein IraP, translating to MKNLIAELLVRLAQKEQESKELVAQVEALEIVVTALLRKMDGGQLQQINDSISEAMQTASVTVEPELSEDMSLLENYIQRLLNHPRQ from the coding sequence ATGAAAAACCTCATTGCAGAATTGCTGGTCAGACTGGCGCAAAAAGAGCAGGAATCGAAAGAACTGGTCGCTCAGGTCGAAGCGCTTGAGATTGTCGTCACTGCACTGTTACGCAAAATGGACGGCGGCCAGCTTCAGCAGATCAATGACAGCATCTCCGAAGCGATGCAGACCGCGTCCGTCACGGTCGAACCTGAGCTTTCTGAAGATATGTCACTGCTGGAAAATTACATTCAGCGCCTGCTTAACCACCCCCGCCAGTAA
- the cspE gene encoding transcription antiterminator/RNA stability regulator CspE: MSQTGLVKWFNAEKGFGFISPTDGSKDVFVHFSAIQDSGFKTLEEGQKVNFTIENGQKGPAAANVTVA; this comes from the coding sequence ATGTCCCAGACTGGTTTAGTAAAATGGTTTAACGCTGAGAAAGGTTTCGGCTTCATTTCCCCAACTGACGGCAGCAAAGATGTGTTCGTACACTTCTCTGCAATCCAGGATTCAGGTTTCAAAACCCTGGAAGAAGGCCAGAAAGTTAACTTTACTATCGAAAACGGCCAGAAAGGCCCAGCAGCTGCTAACGTAACTGTTGCCTAA
- a CDS encoding YaiA family protein gives MPGRPPYPREAHIVEVEKGAPGKSVVWYELRSDHPKPDSLISEHESHQEALDAKERYEDAEKE, from the coding sequence ATGCCAGGAAGACCGCCATATCCACGCGAAGCACATATTGTAGAGGTTGAAAAGGGCGCACCCGGCAAATCCGTTGTCTGGTATGAGCTGCGTTCTGACCATCCGAAACCTGACTCGCTGATCAGCGAGCATGAGAGTCATCAGGAGGCGCTGGATGCTAAAGAGCGCTATGAGGATGCTGAAAAAGAGTAA
- a CDS encoding FAD-dependent oxidoreductase: MSYQNVLVLKDLAENKPLKAPVGDTDILLIRQGDEVKAYQSECPHSGAPLEEGAVYQGTLTCPWHKATFSLLDGALCEPLALSDLKRYPVRVENGMIQVDPQPMPPLATFSAGDSKPVFVILGTGAAGSAAAWTLRREGFDGRLVLVDRESEAPYDRTALTKFVPSGKMKISEVPAMLDDDFFQYAERLQGNVEQLDSRQQLLRFADGSTLQYDKLLLASGGLPQRPDIPGNALAGVHVLRSIEQCAAVMKAVEQQRKLVIIGNSFIGMELASALRAQDIAVQIVAPQPLPFKAQFGEQLARFFRDLHQQNGVEFITDEVAELTAENGHVSGVRLKSGQQIASSVVVLATGVTPGCGFIHDIALQDDGSLATDEALQAAKNVWAAGDIASYPAEEGLQRIEHWRVAQQQGRIAAKNMLGAGEAFDRVPFFWTAQFGTRYEYLGHAEKWDEERLIGSLSDKTFVMLYGQKGKLAAVASCGCYTFTAELVQRMQQPMTLDAAEQLSRAHLSA, encoded by the coding sequence GTGAGTTATCAAAACGTTCTGGTATTAAAAGATCTGGCAGAGAATAAACCGCTGAAAGCGCCGGTTGGCGACACCGACATTTTGCTGATTCGCCAGGGCGATGAGGTCAAAGCGTATCAGAGCGAGTGCCCCCACTCCGGCGCCCCGCTCGAGGAGGGTGCGGTCTATCAGGGCACCCTGACCTGCCCGTGGCACAAAGCCACTTTCTCCCTGCTTGACGGTGCGCTGTGTGAACCGCTGGCGCTCAGCGATCTGAAACGCTATCCGGTGCGGGTGGAGAACGGCATGATCCAGGTGGATCCGCAACCGATGCCGCCGCTCGCCACTTTCAGCGCGGGTGACAGCAAGCCGGTCTTTGTGATTCTGGGGACGGGCGCGGCGGGCAGTGCCGCCGCCTGGACGCTGCGCCGTGAAGGGTTTGATGGGCGCCTGGTACTGGTGGACCGCGAATCAGAGGCGCCCTATGACCGCACCGCGCTGACCAAATTTGTGCCGTCCGGAAAAATGAAAATCAGCGAAGTTCCTGCGATGCTCGATGACGACTTTTTCCAGTATGCAGAAAGGTTGCAGGGTAATGTCGAACAGCTCGACAGCCGCCAGCAGCTGCTGCGCTTTGCAGATGGCAGCACGCTGCAGTATGACAAACTGCTATTGGCCAGCGGTGGTCTTCCTCAGCGCCCCGACATTCCCGGTAACGCGCTGGCAGGGGTTCACGTTCTGCGCAGCATTGAACAGTGCGCCGCGGTGATGAAGGCCGTGGAGCAGCAGCGTAAGCTGGTGATTATTGGCAACAGCTTTATCGGCATGGAGCTGGCGTCCGCACTGCGCGCCCAGGATATCGCGGTGCAGATCGTCGCCCCGCAGCCGCTGCCGTTCAAAGCCCAGTTTGGCGAGCAGCTGGCACGCTTTTTCCGCGATCTGCATCAGCAGAACGGCGTGGAGTTTATCACTGACGAAGTGGCTGAGCTGACCGCCGAGAACGGACACGTCAGCGGCGTGCGGCTGAAAAGCGGCCAGCAGATTGCCAGCAGCGTGGTGGTGCTGGCGACCGGCGTTACGCCGGGCTGCGGTTTTATCCACGATATCGCTCTGCAGGACGATGGCAGTCTGGCAACCGATGAAGCGCTTCAGGCCGCTAAAAATGTCTGGGCGGCAGGTGATATCGCCAGCTATCCGGCGGAGGAGGGCCTACAGCGCATTGAGCACTGGCGCGTGGCGCAGCAGCAGGGAAGGATTGCTGCCAAAAATATGCTGGGTGCCGGCGAGGCGTTCGACCGCGTCCCGTTCTTCTGGACGGCCCAGTTTGGCACGCGCTACGAATATCTTGGTCACGCGGAAAAATGGGATGAAGAGCGGCTGATCGGCTCGTTAAGCGATAAAACGTTCGTCATGCTTTACGGGCAGAAAGGCAAGCTGGCGGCGGTGGCCTCCTGCGGGTGCTATACCTTTACCGCCGAACTGGTGCAGCGAATGCAGCAGCCGATGACGCTGGACGCGGCGGAGCAGCTCAGCCGGGCGCATCTCTCAGCCTGA
- a CDS encoding DUF2076 domain-containing protein: MQSEEQQLIESLFTRLKQAESQSGPRDAAAEKLIQQQVQAQPGAPYYMAQAILIQEAAMKQLNSRVSELEAKLAQAQQPQQNSGGFLSGLFGGGSRSQPQPVQQPAQSAWGNAPAQPQQQPAYAQAPAAPAAGRGFLGGALQTAVGVAGGVVMADMLTSMFHHSQPEEIVNIINEPAMPDPQFDNNLDTFNGGDNQSFLSQDNGLQQDYASDNDFSNDAFGDDFDDDNFV, from the coding sequence ATGCAGAGCGAAGAACAACAACTGATCGAAAGCCTGTTTACCCGCTTAAAACAGGCAGAGTCACAGTCCGGCCCGCGCGACGCCGCGGCGGAAAAACTGATCCAGCAGCAGGTGCAAGCGCAACCCGGCGCGCCCTACTACATGGCGCAGGCCATCCTGATCCAGGAAGCGGCAATGAAGCAGCTTAACAGCCGGGTGAGTGAGCTGGAAGCGAAGCTGGCACAGGCCCAGCAGCCCCAGCAGAACAGCGGCGGTTTCCTCTCCGGGCTGTTTGGCGGCGGCAGCCGTTCGCAGCCGCAGCCGGTCCAGCAGCCTGCGCAATCAGCGTGGGGAAATGCGCCCGCCCAGCCACAGCAGCAGCCCGCCTATGCCCAGGCGCCCGCGGCCCCTGCTGCCGGGCGTGGTTTCCTTGGCGGCGCCCTGCAAACGGCGGTCGGCGTTGCCGGCGGCGTAGTGATGGCGGATATGCTGACCAGCATGTTCCACCACTCGCAGCCGGAAGAGATTGTAAATATCATTAACGAACCGGCGATGCCGGACCCGCAGTTTGATAATAATCTCGATACCTTTAACGGCGGGGATAATCAGTCCTTCCTCAGCCAGGATAACGGCCTGCAGCAGGATTACGCCAGCGATAACGACTTCAGCAATGATGCGTTTGGCGATGATTTTGATGACGACAACTTTGTCTGA
- the proC gene encoding pyrroline-5-carboxylate reductase — translation MDKKIGFIGCGNMSKAIIAGLVAAGQVRAENIWVFDHKPETNLAMQKQYGITPAESAAEVAGQADILFGAVKPNAILSVMKDIAGSLNKETLVVSIAAGVTLDSLASVLGHDRKIVRVMPNTPALVNEGMTSVTPNVLVTKEEADAVVEIFSGFGKAALVPEYLIHAVVGVSGSAPAYVFMFIEAMADAAVLGGMPRAQAYQFAAQAVKGAAEMVLETGKHPGELKDMVCSPGGTTIEAVRVLEQKGFRSAVMEAMQQCMAKSEQMSKQ, via the coding sequence ATGGACAAGAAAATTGGCTTCATTGGCTGCGGTAATATGTCGAAGGCGATTATAGCCGGCCTGGTCGCCGCCGGGCAGGTCAGAGCGGAGAATATCTGGGTATTTGACCACAAGCCCGAAACCAACCTGGCGATGCAGAAACAGTATGGCATCACCCCGGCAGAGAGCGCAGCCGAAGTGGCCGGGCAGGCCGATATTCTGTTCGGCGCGGTAAAACCTAATGCGATCCTGTCGGTGATGAAAGATATTGCGGGCAGCCTGAATAAAGAGACGCTGGTGGTTTCGATTGCCGCGGGCGTGACGCTGGACTCGCTGGCCTCGGTGCTTGGCCACGACCGTAAAATCGTGCGCGTTATGCCGAACACCCCCGCGCTGGTCAACGAGGGCATGACCTCGGTCACCCCCAATGTACTGGTGACCAAAGAAGAGGCCGATGCGGTAGTGGAGATTTTTAGCGGCTTTGGTAAAGCGGCGCTGGTGCCGGAGTACCTGATCCACGCGGTGGTCGGCGTCAGCGGTTCTGCCCCGGCCTATGTATTTATGTTTATTGAGGCGATGGCCGATGCGGCCGTGCTGGGCGGGATGCCGCGCGCTCAGGCTTACCAGTTTGCCGCACAGGCGGTGAAAGGCGCAGCGGAAATGGTGCTGGAGACCGGCAAGCATCCGGGCGAACTGAAAGATATGGTGTGCTCACCGGGCGGCACCACCATTGAAGCAGTAAGAGTGCTGGAGCAGAAAGGCTTCCGCTCGGCGGTGATGGAAGCGATGCAGCAGTGCATGGCGAAATCCGAGCAGATGAGCAAGCAGTAA
- a CDS encoding multidrug efflux MFS transporter gives MESWKINLISVWFGCLFTGLAISQIIPFLPLYVEQLGVTDPSALTLWSGLIFSITFLVSAIVSPMWGSLADRKGRKLMLLRASLGMGIVILLQAFVTSVWQLLALRALMGLTSGYIPNAMALVAGQVPRERSGWALSMVTTAQICGVIMGPLMGGLLADWVGLRAVFLITSALLLVSFLITLYLIKENGQPRVKKENKLSGSMVFHTLSRPGLVISLFFTTLVIQLCNGSVSPILTLFVRELEPNVQNIAFISGVVAAIPGVSALLSAPTLGKLGDRIGAQRILFAALIFSVLLFVAMSWANSAVELGILRFLLGFADGAMMPAVQTLLLRYSSDQVTGRIFGYNQSFMYLGNVVGPLMGSGISAIGGFRWVFAATALVVLINSVQLIWVYRKSARRKITPGSSP, from the coding sequence ATGGAATCCTGGAAGATTAACCTCATCTCTGTCTGGTTCGGGTGTTTATTTACCGGGCTGGCGATCAGCCAGATTATCCCTTTTCTTCCGCTCTACGTTGAGCAACTTGGCGTCACCGATCCCAGCGCGCTGACGCTGTGGTCCGGCCTGATTTTCAGTATTACCTTCCTCGTTTCTGCCATCGTCTCACCGATGTGGGGCAGCCTTGCCGACCGTAAAGGCCGCAAGCTGATGCTGCTGCGCGCCTCGCTGGGAATGGGTATCGTCATTTTGCTGCAGGCGTTTGTCACCAGTGTCTGGCAGCTGCTGGCGCTGCGAGCGCTGATGGGGTTGACCTCCGGTTACATTCCGAATGCGATGGCGCTGGTGGCGGGGCAGGTGCCGCGTGAGCGCAGCGGCTGGGCGCTCAGCATGGTGACCACGGCACAAATCTGCGGGGTGATAATGGGGCCGCTGATGGGCGGGCTGCTGGCGGACTGGGTGGGTTTACGCGCAGTGTTCCTGATCACCTCCGCACTGCTGCTGGTGAGTTTCCTGATTACGCTGTACCTGATTAAAGAGAACGGCCAGCCGCGGGTGAAAAAAGAGAATAAGCTGAGCGGCAGCATGGTATTTCATACCCTCAGCCGTCCCGGCCTGGTGATCAGCCTGTTTTTCACTACGCTGGTGATCCAGCTGTGTAACGGTTCAGTCAGCCCCATTCTGACGCTGTTCGTGCGCGAGCTGGAGCCCAACGTGCAGAACATTGCCTTTATCAGCGGGGTGGTTGCGGCTATTCCAGGGGTATCTGCGCTGCTCTCCGCGCCAACGCTCGGCAAGCTGGGGGACCGCATTGGCGCGCAGCGCATCCTGTTTGCCGCCCTGATCTTCTCGGTGCTGCTGTTTGTCGCCATGTCCTGGGCGAACAGCGCGGTTGAGCTGGGGATCCTGCGCTTCCTGCTGGGCTTTGCCGATGGTGCCATGATGCCAGCGGTACAGACGCTGCTGCTGCGTTACTCCAGCGACCAGGTGACGGGGCGAATCTTTGGCTATAACCAGTCGTTTATGTACCTTGGTAACGTCGTGGGGCCGCTGATGGGCTCGGGGATCTCGGCGATTGGCGGTTTTCGCTGGGTGTTTGCGGCGACGGCGCTGGTGGTGCTGATTAACAGCGTGCAGCTGATTTGGGTCTATCGGAAATCTGCCCGGCGCAAAATCACGCCGGGCAGTTCGCCTTAG
- a CDS encoding YaiI/YqxD family protein codes for MPIWVDADACPKVIKEVLYRAAEREQMMVTLVANQGLSVPPSRFVRTLRVPAGFDVADNEIVRRAEAGDLVITADIPLAAEVMEKGAIALNPRGERYSEATIRERLTMRDFMDTMRASGVQTGGPPALNQRDRQQFANELDKWLQQQRK; via the coding sequence ATGCCAATCTGGGTGGATGCCGATGCGTGCCCGAAAGTGATCAAAGAAGTGCTGTACCGTGCAGCCGAGCGTGAGCAGATGATGGTGACGCTGGTGGCGAATCAGGGGCTGAGCGTGCCGCCATCGCGCTTTGTGCGCACGCTGCGCGTTCCGGCGGGCTTTGACGTGGCCGACAACGAAATTGTGCGCCGTGCGGAAGCGGGCGATCTGGTGATCACCGCCGATATTCCGCTGGCGGCCGAAGTGATGGAGAAGGGCGCGATTGCGCTGAATCCGCGCGGTGAACGCTACAGCGAAGCCACCATTCGCGAGCGGCTAACCATGCGTGACTTTATGGATACCATGCGTGCCAGCGGGGTGCAGACCGGTGGGCCGCCGGCGCTCAACCAGCGCGATCGTCAGCAGTTTGCCAATGAACTGGATAAATGGTTACAACAGCAGCGTAAGTAG
- a CDS encoding beta-galactosidase, translating into MTECAPLSLQQLLSQRHWENPAVTQLHRLPAHPPFASWRSVESARDEEVSPSLQSLNGEWCFSYFACPEAVPDEWTLGDLPSADRQQVPSNWQLSGYDAPIYTNVQYPIAVNPPFVPRDNPTGCYSTTFECSAEWLSGGQTRIIFDGVNSAFYLWCNGEFIGYSQDSRLPAEFDLSRALHAGENRLAVLVLRWCDGSYLEDQDMWRMSGIFRDVSLLHKPVVQLSGVQIDTPLSAEQRSAQLQVLAVASLNDASACQVQVTLWRGEQLIAQQQQAFGSAVIDERGRYLDRTRLSLQVEQPLLWSAETPHLYRAVVALLDASGALLEAEAYDVGFRKVEVSGGLLKLNGKPLLIRGTNRHEHHPLNGQVMDEATMVKDILLMKQHNFNAVRCSHYPNHPLWYRLCDRYGLYVVDEANIETHGMQPMNRLSDDPSWFNAFSERVTRMVQRDRNHPCIIIWSLGNESGHGSTHDALYRWIKSHDPSRPVQYEGGGADTAATDILCPMYARVDQDQPFEAVPKWSIKKWIGLPQETRPLILCEYAHAMGNSFGGFDRYWQAFRQYPRLQGGFVWDWVDQSLTRTDADGQQWQAYGGDFGDTPNDRQFCMNGLVFADRTPHPALYEAQRAQQFFQFTLESTAPLSVGIRSEYLFRHSDNERLRWRIEHQGSAVAEGEVALELAAEGSTTLTLAELPPLAGELWLRVEVIQPAATAWSPAGQRVAWDGWRLPAALALPPLPVTGEVPRVEQHALLTEVAHGEQRWQFSQESGELLQWLRGGQPMLLFPLQDLFARAPLDNDIGISEVTRIDPHAWVERWKRAGHYQLESQLLQMQVDALSDGVQIRTQHAWQAAGELCFLSRKCYRINLQGEMQVEVEVDIAAGQPQPARIGLRCQLATVTESVSWLGLGPHENYPDRRLAAEFSRWTLPLEQLSTAYVFPGENGLRGGTQQLDYGDWHLSGEFHFSLSRHSMEQLRDTSHRHRLRDEPGSWLIVDGFHMGVGGDDSWSPSVSPDFLLSARQYRYQVSFKLTD; encoded by the coding sequence ATGACAGAATGCGCCCCGCTCTCTCTGCAACAGCTGCTTTCGCAGCGCCATTGGGAAAATCCGGCAGTGACTCAGCTGCACCGCCTGCCCGCCCATCCGCCTTTTGCCAGCTGGCGCAGCGTGGAGTCGGCGCGTGACGAGGAGGTTAGCCCGTCGCTGCAGTCGCTAAATGGCGAGTGGTGTTTTAGCTATTTTGCCTGCCCTGAGGCGGTACCGGATGAGTGGACGCTCGGCGATCTGCCGTCGGCCGACCGCCAGCAGGTTCCCTCCAACTGGCAGCTCTCAGGCTATGACGCCCCGATCTACACCAATGTGCAGTATCCGATTGCGGTCAATCCGCCTTTTGTGCCCCGCGACAACCCGACCGGCTGCTACTCCACCACCTTTGAGTGCTCTGCTGAGTGGCTCAGCGGCGGCCAGACGCGCATCATCTTTGACGGCGTCAACTCTGCTTTCTACCTGTGGTGCAACGGTGAGTTTATCGGTTATTCGCAGGACAGCCGCCTGCCCGCCGAGTTTGACCTCAGCCGGGCGCTGCACGCCGGGGAAAACCGCCTTGCGGTGCTGGTACTGCGCTGGTGCGACGGCAGCTACCTGGAAGATCAGGATATGTGGCGCATGAGCGGGATTTTCCGCGACGTTAGCCTGCTGCATAAGCCCGTTGTACAGCTCAGCGGCGTACAGATCGATACGCCGCTAAGCGCTGAGCAGCGATCCGCGCAGCTGCAGGTGCTGGCGGTCGCTTCGCTGAATGACGCCAGTGCCTGTCAGGTCCAGGTGACGCTGTGGCGCGGCGAGCAGCTGATTGCGCAGCAGCAGCAGGCGTTTGGCAGCGCGGTGATTGATGAACGCGGGCGCTACCTCGATCGCACCCGGCTGTCGCTGCAGGTAGAACAGCCGCTGCTGTGGAGCGCTGAAACTCCGCATCTTTACCGCGCGGTGGTGGCCCTGCTGGATGCCAGCGGTGCGCTGCTGGAAGCCGAAGCTTACGATGTGGGCTTCCGCAAGGTGGAAGTCAGCGGCGGGCTGCTGAAGCTCAACGGCAAGCCGCTGCTGATCCGCGGCACCAACCGCCATGAACATCATCCGCTAAATGGCCAGGTGATGGATGAGGCCACCATGGTTAAGGATATCCTGCTGATGAAGCAGCACAACTTCAACGCGGTGCGCTGCTCTCACTACCCCAACCACCCGCTGTGGTATCGCCTGTGCGATCGCTACGGCCTTTACGTGGTGGATGAGGCCAATATCGAAACGCACGGCATGCAGCCGATGAACCGGCTGTCGGACGATCCCAGCTGGTTTAACGCCTTCAGCGAACGCGTCACGCGCATGGTGCAGCGCGACCGCAATCACCCCTGCATTATCATCTGGTCGCTGGGCAATGAATCGGGCCACGGCAGCACGCACGACGCGCTCTATCGCTGGATCAAAAGTCACGATCCCAGCCGCCCGGTGCAGTATGAAGGCGGCGGAGCCGACACGGCGGCGACCGATATCCTCTGCCCGATGTACGCGCGCGTCGATCAGGATCAGCCGTTTGAAGCCGTCCCCAAATGGTCGATTAAGAAATGGATCGGCCTGCCGCAAGAGACGCGCCCGCTGATCCTGTGCGAATACGCCCATGCGATGGGCAACAGCTTTGGTGGTTTCGACCGCTACTGGCAGGCGTTTCGTCAGTATCCGCGGCTGCAGGGGGGCTTCGTCTGGGACTGGGTGGACCAGAGCCTGACGCGCACCGATGCCGACGGCCAGCAGTGGCAGGCTTACGGCGGTGATTTTGGCGATACGCCTAACGACCGCCAGTTCTGCATGAACGGGCTGGTTTTCGCCGATCGCACGCCGCATCCGGCGCTGTATGAAGCGCAGCGCGCCCAGCAGTTTTTCCAGTTCACGCTGGAGAGCACGGCCCCGCTCAGCGTGGGTATTCGCAGCGAATATCTGTTCCGTCACAGCGACAACGAGCGGCTGCGCTGGCGTATTGAGCATCAGGGCAGCGCGGTGGCTGAAGGAGAAGTGGCCCTCGAGCTGGCCGCAGAGGGCAGCACCACCCTGACGCTGGCAGAGCTGCCGCCGCTGGCTGGTGAACTGTGGCTGCGGGTGGAGGTTATCCAGCCTGCTGCTACGGCCTGGTCTCCGGCCGGGCAGCGCGTCGCATGGGACGGCTGGCGTCTGCCCGCCGCGCTGGCACTCCCGCCGCTCCCGGTCACGGGTGAAGTGCCGCGCGTTGAACAGCATGCGCTGCTGACGGAAGTCGCGCACGGCGAGCAGCGCTGGCAGTTCAGCCAGGAGAGCGGGGAGCTGCTACAGTGGCTGCGCGGCGGCCAGCCGATGCTGCTCTTCCCGCTGCAGGATCTGTTCGCGCGTGCGCCGCTGGATAACGATATCGGCATCAGCGAAGTGACCCGCATCGATCCTCATGCGTGGGTAGAGCGCTGGAAACGCGCCGGGCACTATCAGCTGGAGAGCCAGCTCCTGCAGATGCAGGTCGATGCCCTGAGCGATGGCGTGCAGATCCGCACGCAGCACGCCTGGCAGGCTGCCGGGGAACTCTGTTTCCTCAGCCGCAAGTGCTACCGCATTAACCTTCAGGGGGAGATGCAGGTGGAGGTAGAAGTGGATATCGCCGCCGGGCAGCCGCAGCCAGCGCGCATTGGCTTACGCTGCCAGCTGGCCACGGTGACGGAGAGCGTCAGCTGGCTCGGCCTTGGCCCGCATGAAAACTATCCCGACCGCAGGCTCGCCGCCGAGTTCTCGCGCTGGACGCTGCCGTTAGAGCAGCTCAGTACCGCGTATGTTTTCCCGGGCGAAAACGGCCTGCGCGGCGGTACGCAGCAGCTGGATTACGGCGACTGGCATCTCAGCGGGGAGTTTCACTTCTCGCTCAGCCGTCACAGCATGGAGCAGCTGCGCGATACCTCGCACCGTCACCGGCTGCGCGACGAGCCGGGCAGCTGGCTGATTGTCGATGGTTTCCATATGGGGGTCGGCGGTGATGACTCCTGGAGCCCGAGCGTCAGCCCGGACTTCCTGCTGTCTGCCCGCCAGTATCGCTATCAGGTCAGTTTTAAACTCACGGACTAA
- the aroL gene encoding shikimate kinase AroL — MSLPIYLIGARGCGKTTVGQALALALGYAFCDTDHYLQLSSGQSVSDIVSAEGWEGFRRRETLAVKSVTQPGTVIATGGGMVLAEENRQFMREQGQVVYLNADAAVLAARLEAYPEAEQRPTLTGRPIAEEMVEVLAARDALYQQAAHHIIDAMQSPEAVVSQIVSALSLARAS, encoded by the coding sequence ATGTCATTACCCATTTATCTGATCGGCGCACGTGGCTGCGGTAAAACCACCGTGGGTCAGGCTCTTGCTCTGGCATTAGGGTACGCTTTCTGCGACACCGACCATTACCTCCAGCTCTCCAGCGGCCAGAGCGTATCGGACATTGTCAGCGCCGAAGGGTGGGAAGGATTTCGCCGTCGTGAAACCCTCGCTGTGAAATCCGTTACGCAGCCGGGGACGGTGATTGCCACCGGCGGGGGGATGGTGCTGGCCGAAGAGAATCGCCAGTTCATGCGCGAGCAGGGGCAGGTGGTCTATCTTAATGCGGATGCAGCGGTGCTGGCGGCGCGGCTGGAAGCCTACCCGGAAGCCGAACAGCGCCCGACGCTGACCGGGCGCCCGATTGCCGAAGAGATGGTCGAAGTGCTGGCGGCGCGTGATGCGCTTTATCAGCAGGCGGCGCACCATATTATCGATGCGATGCAGTCGCCAGAAGCGGTTGTCAGCCAGATCGTCAGCGCACTCTCCCTCGCTCGCGCCAGTTAA